The following is a genomic window from Malus sylvestris chromosome 12, drMalSylv7.2, whole genome shotgun sequence.
tttgtcaaagatctctgacaaagtttaggcacgagaatttcgaagttccagctaccctactattacccataagggtaaaggaacagcaccactgcttgacaactggaaagtccctatgtgtgtcgacctccgtgttttgcggcaagacaggttggcaagaacgtccaacctttactcacattcgagaaaagactcccaacataattactttctaaaaaaccggagtagcaccgctttccgaatctcgagagtcagatcctcgacaggattgcttgttcgaaaaccgaagaggcacaactctcagaacttcgagagccagatttccttagataaagcttgtctgtaatcttcacacgtaacatcagctttccagataccacataccactttttcaaagtgctctgacaaaattaaaacacatgaagctggcagctcccactacattgctgtgaccaagaagggtaaaggaatagcattactacttgttattgggaaatccctatatacattgacctccctcctcaacggacagaaaaacctgcaaaaatgctcaaccctttctcgcattcgaaaaggcaccctcaacataacctctcgaaatactcagctttatttccccccgataatgcctcagcaaataagccacaccaagaacaagagtatctcatatcatcagggtcgaaagcaagagtatcccatatcatgctttctccctgtctttgtctttgtccttgtccacacctgcaggacaaggagaaagagagcagtcagtcggaacctgaaatcaaacctccaatttggaactgactgcctggagcctttgcctggttgcttacttagcattgctctcgagtactcatcctcaactgctgtcaaggtcacgaattccaccggcaaatacctcatgacagttgatcagatattggctctttacactgaagctgccaagcgtggatgagtcactatgaaggaatgttctgaaggaccatttaaatgcaaaggttgcacaccacttctgccatgcaaaagattgaagcagaaggttcaacggtgagctgaaacagatcactacagcacgacacctttccataccacattcattattccgtcaacagcaaaagtatcccatatcatcaaggtcgaacatactctagatttgatggacttgttttgaccctcaaatttttgagtcggccttatactctgaagggcaccagaaaaccctccagcacagttcaagaataagcctgtggaaagttacttcttcaaaagcaaaagtatctcatatcatctcttatccatttgcttctccttatcctggcagttgaatgagagacaaggagaatgagaacaatcaaccggaagccgaagtcaaacctctgatcctgggttgcttacttggaagtttgactgcttaccttgtctgtcacctctttcggcagatctcctagctcggcgacttgggggactcctactatagggtttgtatcacacttgactaagcccgaaactacaactaagcttcaagtgaaattgatacattaccttgtgcgtcaacatcagctaaatacaccattcccggatggaggaaaggtacttccagagaagggcagatgaagatcagaccacacttcggtacttagaagtttcgtgattactcaagggattggatcttgcaagtccccaaccgaggagtttccctcactcgggaacttaggggagcactgtttgtaccatacttgaccaatcccgaaactaccgagcaccgaccaacgctatactgtcaaggacccagaagagttcccctccgaccaggaggccaatcactactcgacacgtgtcaagattagaagccaatcagagcgcagcacgtgtcaacatcaagaaccaatcataacatgacacatgtcaatgtgacaaagctacaagtttttatataaataggggtcattcccccacaatattgcctaatgccatttgtgttaaatcattcacaagaactcactaaattgagagcttgatcctttgtacttgtgtaagcccttcactactaataagaactcctctactccgtggacgtagccaatctgggtgaaccacgtacatcctgtgtttgcttctctgtctctattcatttacgtacttatcctcactagtgactgaagcaaccaagcaaccaagcgaaggtcacaaaacctgacactttctgttgtaccaaagtcttcgctgattttgtgcatcaacatgtttCTATTTTTGGAGAGGATTTAATAGTGATTGCACCTCAATCTTAGGTTTTTatgttaaaaattaataaataggtttttttttcttctgtcaaaagatagatttgttagattaggaaACTGACGAAGTTTGAACCCATGACATGGTATAAGGGCAACATTCCTCTCCACCAATGTGTTAGAGAGCCACCTACAATAAATAGTTAACTTATTGTGACCATCCAAAACAATTTTcaaatatactttttttttaaatggtcaAAGTCTAGTTATTATTACGATTTGACTGTATTCATCTTtatttgtaaacaaaaaaaatcaattcaattTTCGTAAACGACGGATTTTATATCGAATTATTATGGATGTCCATTATATAGCATAACCTAATTACTCATCCTAAGGATACTTAACTCTAGATAGCTACAATACTTTTCCATTTACCAATGTCTTGGGCCGGGTCACAATCATTTTAGTaaattctctctctccttcccagCCCACCCAAACCAACTTTCCTTAAGAAAGAAGCCCAAAGACAAAATCTCAACGGTCATATTTTCAAGCTTTCGGATTCTTCGTCTTCAAACGCTCTTGACCGTTGCGTCCtcagtcctctctctctctctctctctctctttccgaAGCAAAAGGCATCCGAAAGAAGTCAGCTGTAAAAGTCGACAATCATTCATGGGGTGCTTTCCAAAGTGCTTCTCTACTTGTAAGCGCCGAAAGCTCAAAAAATCAGTCACTGTAAACCCCTTTAAACACCAAGTAAGCCCACAAAGTTTCTTCTTTCCTGTGATTTTTACTGCCATTTCCATTTTGTTACTTTAGATCTTTACCCATCTGAGATTAATTTTCCACAGAGCATTGAAGTTGCTGAAGAAGCTGTTCAAATCCAACCTGCTGAAGCTGAACCCACAAAGCTAGAAGAATTTATAGAAGCCATTAAACCCAGCAAAGAATCAGTGTAAGAAATCCATTGTCAAAGCTTGGATCTTGATTTTGTTTGGCTTTCCAGAGAATCTTCTCCGTTGGATTTACGGGTTTTATGttgtttataatttatatttgttcATTAATGTGTATTTAGAGAGGAGATTGAAGAACAATCAAAGAATGGTGACAAAAAGAAAGTCACATTTGATTTGAATGTCGAGGCAAATGATGAAGAAACACCCACCAAGGAAGAAGTCTCCAATGTACTGGTGGAAATTTATGATGAGAAGGAGAATGAAGAGGAAGCGCGAAAAGGGTTCGAACCGGATTTGATTGTATCAAGTATGGTATCACCATCAACTCATCCGTTGAATCATCGATACAAAAATTGCGAAAACAGTgaggatgaagatgatgattgtgCTAATGCTGATGAGTTTGACAGTAGTAAGCAAATCTTTGTTGAAGAAGAGTCTTCCGAGTCCTTGTTTTCGCTATCAATTGATTCTCGAAAACAAGAAGTTTGTGATGATGCTGGAACAGATGAGAAGGAGGTGAATAGTCGAATGCCAAATCATCAAAATGGCAGAATAGATTACAGGAGACAGAGTTTCCACCTTCAGGCGGTATCGAACCCCATTGAAAATCTTGCTCAATGGAAGGAGGAGGTCACCGGAAAGTCAACTCCAACAGAAGCTTCAAAACAGCAGCACCAAGAGAAGGAGAACATAAACATGGAGGTGGAGGAGCAGGATTTGAAATTACACTTTAGTCCGGAGCCTGCTTCGAAGCTGCCAAAACTCTGCGCAAGGCCGAGGACAAAGCCGTCTTCTTGCGTAGACACGAGCCTTTCGAGCTGGCTGGTTGAGTCTGAGACCACACCACAGTCAAATGCAAGTACTAATAATTCTGTGGGGAACGAGTTTAAGTCACCCGGAAGCCGTGAAGATAGGCCAATTCTGGGAGCTTGGACAACTGAAGAGCTTAAGCAGTTGTCGGCTTCTTCTACTCCAAAAAAAGGGTTACGAAGCCCGAATCCCAAGGAAATGCCGATCATTGGTACTGTTGGGAGCTACTGGAGTCGTACCGGACAGGCCATGGATTCGGACTCAGGCTCTTCTTGCAGAGGAAGGCCAAAATCAACAGGGCAACATAGACAGGTAAGAGATTTGCTCGAACTGATATTTCCGTTCATCCATTCGATAATTTACTAAACTACTCTAAATTACGGGAAGGGGATTCGAACCTTGATGAAATGCGGTTTGATTGTGCAGGATCAGAAAGTGGAATGGAAGTCCACTCCATTTAAGGCAAAATTGGAGAGAGCTTTGGAAATGTGATATATTCATGTAATTTTGAAGGTTATCTGCCAGATTTTATGTAATTCTACTATTTTTCTTCACATAAATTTTTCTTGCATTATCTTACCTTTAGTGTTTAACTTACATACTGCAAATTTCAACTGAtaaacggacagaaattaactcGTTGATGGCAAAAAACGGAAAAAGAGGATTTCTTCTTTCTTGGTAAAGGGTGTAGGATACAGTAAAACAACAAATAATCAAGATACAACATTCCTCCTTTCATTTCCCAGACTACCTACGGTTTCCCCACGATacaatatttatttgttttgccAGTCAACGCTACCCTAGCATCCCAGCCAATACTCAAAGAACCATTATTTGTTTTTGCCAGTCAACGCTACCCTAGCATCCCAGCCAATACTCAAAGAACCATCTGTTCTAGTGGCTCTTGCTGGTGACCTTGAGCATGCGGTTGAAGTCATTGATGAGCTCGAACGGGAAGCTCAACTTCCGGATCATTTCACAATAGAAAGGTTCGTTAACCGTGCCCGTAGATTTACCGTCGAAAAAAAATCATGGAGATATTTTGAGATTTTCATCTGTGCTGCTggaaaagtaagttttaattttcttgtttAATGCATAACTCACTTTCAATAATGATAGTTTCTTATAATATTTATGGACGTTATATGATATTCTATCTTGAAATCCAACATCTTAAGGACTACCGAAACCGTGTTTGTCGTTGTCCATGGACATCTGAAATGGCATGTTTCAGGATGGACTGTTTAGTATGGGTTTTGGGGGTCGGACTGCaatgcattttttttagaacaaaTATCATATAAGGGGAACGAAATTGGGTTCTGGTCATATCCTCGGCAGCTTTATCATCGGACCACACACATAAGAAGATATGTTTCAAGCCTTTTTTGAAGCTGGTATACAAGGTGGTGGTAGCACTGGTCCACCCTTCAGAGTTGATACGATAATCAACGGACAAGTTGATGATAATCAACTGAATTTCATCCCTCTGTACCAAGGACACGGTGGGATCAAAGAGCAGAGCGAGAAGGGATACAATCTGTTTGTCATGCATCCAACTATTTGGAAGGCTTCAACCGCGAACATGTTATATATAAAGATTCGCCGTGAGTATTTATTGTTAATCAATTATGTGAATGGTATTCTTTTAATGTCGTTCCTTCAATGCAGGATGCGCTTCGATAAAGTGATGAATAGGAGATTTTGGTTAGCCACTATCAAGGGCGATACTGGACCTTACGTGTTACAATTTATAAAGTTTTCGATGAATAATTATGACGAGAAACTTTATGCCCTACAAGCTTTATAGAGTTCAACTCTCAGAACTTTTAGAGGAAGAAAAAAGTTGAGATATTATGAGTGGGTTGACAATTTAGGTACAGAGGTTTGGAAAAAagatcaaaaataaaataaaatagaatcaTTCATTCATTATTCAAATGCTAGATTCTTTTACGAATGGATGTCTAACAACATAACACACATAGTGAATTTCTTTTTTCCGACAAGAGAAATGTAGGTTTGAAAGCAGTTTAACATTGCCAAAGAGTTTGAAAAACGgttaaaaaacattttttatatataacatCTGGCAAAAGTAATAATTTTCCGTGCCTTTCTTATTTATCCTTTCTTATCTCTTTACTTACTTTGTAGTTTAAGAGTGAAGGAAGTTGAGATTCcacaataaaataaagggaactttaacgaaaagcacccggtactgttcactttaacgaaaaaccacatttttacactaaaaagtcaatcatggtactattcacttttccctttattttgtccttatcattaaaactcaaagttttcaagcccttttcattagttttccttaaaataaatTGGTGAGTTTTTTATCAACAACGAGATAACAAGGGCAAAATCGGAATAATAAAATAGAGTGATCAAAATTTCTGAGCGAAAAGTGTTTCGAACAATGTGCAAGTTcaaaaattagggtttctaaatATTTGGGCTGATTGGGATCGCATAGGAGAGAGAGGGGGCGgagggagggaggagagagaaaggggtgGAGAAGCAAGAGAGGGGTCTTTAGAgattttctctcttttggaTGGTGTGTTTGTATAACAGGTTGAGTTACTccttatattgtcaattggttttatggtgaaaccccAACTTTCTTCAAAGAGTTTACAGGAGATTTCGTATCCAAGAACTTGAATACACCTTTAGTTTGGAAGTGGCCCCGACGAGATTGTTTGTGACATCAAAAACAACATTTAGAATTATGGTGAAAATGATATATTCACAGACAACCTCTACTTTCCAACATACGCACCTTGCTTTCTACTATAACGTCGACCCAGGATTCCCCTGTTTGGTATCAATTATATAGTTTCCTCCAATATCTTAAtgtttttcaatcattttcacattatagtggaacctcaactttttctatgatttcagagcaggttgtcccacatgtgaagcccaatGGCTACGTGTGCTCCATGTCACTCCGTTTGTGTTGTTGACATGTTTGACTTGAAAATATACTTGAGCAcccgtgttgagaatgaatcataCATAGATGGTAGAAGAGATCTTACATGGACTTATAATAAGTAGTTGAAttacttttcatataatttagttttatgatagAACTACAGCTTTTTCATCTTGattcaagaaaaacaaagaaaaaaaatgacttgagaggttttagttttaataaatcATCATAGAAGTAAGAAAAAATGAGACACATTTAAATTCTAAATTCATGCAAATTGATAATAAATTCAATTGAGGTCTCGTGATGTGTCATACTAATTGTGTTCTAACAAGAGGAACATGATTCTATCCGGATCTTCTTTATGAGGATCCTAAGGATCAGCTCATCATATCCGTTCATCAATCATCATGCGCtcagaaatcattttgaatttttatttaaaattgaacacaaccagtacctaacgaaaactaacCGCACGATGTGCAATGAATGGTTGAGATGAATTGATCCCTAAGATCCTCACAATGAAAACCCAAAGAGaattctcacaaagaagatATGAGAGGATCATCATCCCTagcaaaatataatttttgcATGCGAGTTTATATAACtgaatttattattaaattttataatcacATACTTTTGGCATGAAGATTAGGGCGAGGGTGACTAATATTTTCGGAATCTTGAAAGTGGTGGAGCTTGGACCAACAATAAGTGAATGAAGGTTACCTaaaattggagagatttttcagtgtgccaaGAATACGAACCAATATATgaagtgtaataatacaattgattaAAAACTTGAAAGGGGAAAAATcaactaattgtattattacacttaGTGTACTGGACTATATTCCCGGCACACGAAAAAATGTCTCATAAAATTGGGTGAAGTTGATTGGGAGACATGATTTCTCTAACTTATTTAATGGTGGTGAGTGGTAATTATTATGCGTGCATGTTAGAACTTAAGTCTTTCTTGTCTCATTTTATCAAATGCCTTCTTTATATGTATTttacttcattttatttttcatccaAGTTAAGAGATTCATTAACTTGtccagttaaaaaaaaaaaaaaagtttcgttAATTCTTCTGATGTGGTTATTCTTTTCAACTACTTTGTTTGTCTGGTATGTGACATTTCATGTTACTAAGATGTATAAGTAAAGAGACTGGGCTAAACTATTTGCATTAAGATCGAATGGTAAAATTAAGATTGACTAGTGAGTGAACACAATTTCGTCAAGACTCAAGGGTCTAGGAGATCGGGACCCTAGTTACTACGCACACACAATGCCGATAATCATagttaagaaaagaaaaacatgatTAAGTTTGAACAATATTGAATCTGAGTCATAACTTGTAAGCATAAAAAGTAAACTCATGATTCTTT
Proteins encoded in this region:
- the LOC126592637 gene encoding uncharacterized protein LOC126592637, with product MGCFPKCFSTCKRRKLKKSVTVNPFKHQSIEVAEEAVQIQPAEAEPTKLEEFIEAIKPSKESVEEIEEQSKNGDKKKVTFDLNVEANDEETPTKEEVSNVLVEIYDEKENEEEARKGFEPDLIVSSMVSPSTHPLNHRYKNCENSEDEDDDCANADEFDSSKQIFVEEESSESLFSLSIDSRKQEVCDDAGTDEKEVNSRMPNHQNGRIDYRRQSFHLQAVSNPIENLAQWKEEVTGKSTPTEASKQQHQEKENINMEVEEQDLKLHFSPEPASKLPKLCARPRTKPSSCVDTSLSSWLVESETTPQSNASTNNSVGNEFKSPGSREDRPILGAWTTEELKQLSASSTPKKGLRSPNPKEMPIIGTVGSYWSRTGQAMDSDSGSSCRGRPKSTGQHRQDQKVEWKSTPFKAKLERALEM